One window from the genome of Pseudobdellovibrionaceae bacterium encodes:
- a CDS encoding efflux RND transporter permease subunit, translating to MINKIIHFSVYNRGIVLLLTFAMAIAGLVAFQNLPIDAVPDITNNQVQVNTSIAGLAPEEIERTITFPTESAMRGIAGVTQVRSVTRFGLSQVTIVFKDGIDIYRARQMVSERLQSVIGDLPEGAESRLGPISTGLGEIYQYTLDVKNPAQDPEERLRQLMDVKALQDWYVKPRLMTVEGIAEINTTGGFERQYHVQPDLAKMVTYGIHFDDITLALEKANKNVGGGYISQTAEQFLVQGVGLFKSPSDIANVPVKQLDSFKIIKLGEIAQIKLGKELRTGAATVNGNETVLGTVMMLLGENSRIVANRVEARVQEVAKSLPEEYVMTTVYNRSNLVNATLGTVEHNLALGATLVIVILFLLVGNVRAALITAVTIPLSLMATFLIMKPLGISGNLMSLGALDFGIIVDGTVILIDNCVRYVNDLAKKYGRPLSREELQKAVYDAAVEVRVAAGFGELIVVVVFLPIFGLVGIEGKMFGPMAATFAIAVASALVLSFTTAPALASLLLSGHANESEPRLMQWVRRLYQPILEATFRYKAATLSIAVAAVMVGVALFASRGAEFLPQLSEGSYAFHMIRPVNISLDQSIAFQVKAERIIRQYPEVQNVFSRIGTSEVATDPMGVNVSDTYIMLKERKEWPTHEETGKHSYESLVNTLVARLEKELPGQNYLASQPIQMRFNELLEGTRADVAVKVFGPDLQTNMNLAKQIQTIVTKVPGAGDVEVDLAGTSPVLRVTPDETRMDRYGAPKVAVLDTIAIALGGREAGYLYEGERKFPIVVRLAEDERSDLETIRRLPVAVGTNVTAPLAELAQTEFSETFGSINREDSNRRSAVLINLRGRDTESFVQEARARVEQEVKLPQGYYVEWGGNFKNLQEARSRLLLLTPISLVVVLLMIYAAFGSVGQTALIFLCVPFALVGGVVSLVLNGLPFSISAGVGFIALSGIAVLNGVVLVNYFNQLKQDGYTGKELVFTGTLIRLRPVLMTALVAIFGFLPMMLSTGVGAEVQRPLASVVIGGIVSSTLLTLIVLPILYSLFENRFKGKVAH from the coding sequence TTCGGCCTCTCGCAAGTGACGATCGTATTCAAAGACGGGATCGACATTTACCGCGCTCGTCAAATGGTCTCGGAGCGCCTACAGAGCGTGATCGGGGATTTGCCGGAAGGGGCTGAATCCCGCCTGGGGCCGATTTCAACCGGCCTCGGTGAAATCTACCAATACACTCTGGACGTCAAAAATCCGGCACAAGATCCCGAAGAGCGACTCCGCCAGTTGATGGACGTCAAGGCCTTGCAAGACTGGTACGTCAAACCGCGACTGATGACGGTCGAGGGAATCGCCGAGATCAACACCACCGGCGGCTTCGAGCGTCAGTACCACGTCCAACCCGATCTCGCGAAGATGGTGACCTACGGGATTCATTTCGACGACATCACCCTCGCCCTCGAAAAAGCGAATAAAAATGTCGGCGGCGGCTATATTTCACAGACCGCGGAGCAGTTCCTCGTTCAAGGCGTAGGACTCTTCAAAAGTCCGAGCGATATCGCGAACGTCCCCGTCAAACAGCTCGACTCGTTCAAGATCATCAAGCTGGGGGAGATCGCACAAATCAAACTCGGCAAGGAGCTGCGTACCGGTGCGGCGACGGTGAACGGAAACGAAACCGTTCTCGGAACCGTGATGATGCTGCTGGGCGAGAACAGCAGAATCGTCGCGAACCGCGTCGAAGCGCGGGTGCAAGAAGTCGCGAAATCCCTTCCCGAAGAGTACGTGATGACGACGGTCTACAATCGCTCGAACCTCGTCAATGCGACCCTCGGTACGGTCGAGCACAATCTCGCGTTGGGTGCGACGCTCGTGATCGTGATTCTCTTCCTGTTGGTCGGAAATGTCCGCGCCGCCCTCATCACGGCGGTGACGATCCCCCTCTCTCTGATGGCGACCTTTCTGATCATGAAACCCCTTGGGATTTCGGGAAACCTGATGAGTCTCGGGGCGCTGGACTTCGGAATCATCGTCGATGGAACGGTCATCTTGATCGACAACTGCGTCCGCTACGTGAATGACCTCGCGAAGAAATACGGTCGCCCGTTGAGCCGAGAGGAGCTACAGAAGGCCGTTTACGACGCCGCCGTCGAAGTTCGGGTCGCCGCCGGGTTCGGCGAACTCATCGTCGTGGTCGTTTTCCTGCCGATCTTCGGCCTCGTCGGTATCGAAGGAAAAATGTTCGGCCCCATGGCGGCAACATTCGCGATCGCCGTTGCGTCGGCCTTGGTGCTTTCCTTTACGACCGCACCGGCCCTGGCTTCGCTTCTGCTCTCAGGACATGCCAACGAATCCGAACCCCGCCTGATGCAGTGGGTGCGGCGCCTTTATCAACCGATTCTCGAGGCCACTTTCAGGTACAAAGCCGCCACGCTCTCGATCGCGGTGGCGGCCGTGATGGTGGGAGTCGCGCTTTTCGCCTCTCGGGGCGCGGAATTTTTGCCGCAACTCAGCGAAGGCTCCTACGCCTTCCACATGATCCGCCCCGTCAATATTAGCTTGGATCAATCCATCGCGTTCCAAGTCAAGGCGGAACGGATCATTCGTCAGTACCCCGAGGTTCAGAACGTGTTCTCGCGGATCGGAACATCCGAGGTGGCCACCGACCCCATGGGCGTGAACGTCTCGGACACTTACATCATGCTCAAAGAAAGAAAAGAGTGGCCCACTCACGAAGAAACGGGCAAACACAGTTACGAGTCCCTCGTGAACACTCTCGTCGCGCGACTCGAAAAGGAGCTACCCGGACAAAACTATCTCGCTTCCCAACCCATCCAGATGCGTTTCAACGAACTTCTCGAGGGGACGCGTGCGGACGTAGCGGTGAAGGTATTTGGGCCCGATTTGCAGACGAATATGAACCTAGCAAAGCAAATTCAAACCATCGTGACGAAGGTGCCTGGCGCGGGCGACGTCGAAGTCGATTTGGCGGGAACGAGTCCCGTCCTGCGCGTCACGCCCGACGAAACGCGAATGGATCGCTACGGAGCTCCCAAAGTGGCCGTTCTAGACACGATCGCCATCGCGCTTGGGGGCCGCGAGGCCGGATACCTTTACGAAGGAGAGCGGAAGTTTCCGATCGTGGTACGACTCGCCGAAGACGAACGCTCGGATCTTGAAACCATCCGAAGGCTGCCCGTGGCTGTCGGAACGAACGTCACCGCCCCGCTTGCGGAACTCGCGCAAACGGAATTCAGCGAAACGTTCGGGTCCATCAACCGGGAAGACTCAAACCGCCGTTCCGCCGTCCTCATCAACTTGCGTGGTCGAGACACGGAGAGTTTCGTGCAAGAGGCGCGAGCACGGGTCGAGCAGGAAGTGAAGCTGCCACAGGGTTACTACGTCGAATGGGGAGGCAACTTCAAAAATCTGCAGGAGGCGCGTTCACGTCTGCTCCTTCTGACGCCGATCTCATTGGTCGTGGTGCTTTTGATGATCTACGCGGCCTTCGGCAGCGTGGGCCAGACCGCTCTCATCTTCCTCTGCGTTCCGTTCGCCCTCGTCGGAGGCGTCGTCAGCCTGGTGCTCAATGGGCTCCCCTTCAGCATCTCGGCCGGCGTCGGTTTCATCGCCCTTTCCGGTATCGCGGTGTTGAACGGGGTCGTGCTCGTGAACTATTTCAACCAGCTCAAGCAGGATGGGTACACGGGAAAAGAGCTCGTCTTCACCGGAACATTGATTCGACTACGCCCGGTCTTGATGACGGCCCTTGTCGCCATTTTCGGTTTCTTGCCGATGATGCTTTCCACGGGCGTCGGCGCGGAAGTGCAAAGACCGCTGGCCTCGGTCGTGATCGGCGGCATCGTTTCCTCCACGCTTTTGACTCTGATCGTACTGCCAATCCTCTACTCCCTTTTTGAGAATCGCTTCAAAGGAAAGGTCGCCCACTAA
- the cadA gene encoding cadmium-translocating P-type ATPase: MSSHPGSHTSHCHDCHSEESPAPALGAAREGENESVFHISGADCSDEVNAITKSLAELGITSVAVNLIASTATVQYPKSIREDQVRAQIEKTGVRVVENEAPGFFVSHRKGIALLSLSAVLLVAGLALDWSENLSPMMAFAVFGLSTALSGALVFPKALRAVKQRSLDMNFLMTIAAAGAFAIQEYSEGATVVFLFSLAELLEAFSVARARQAIRAVLKLTPQIAQVKRDGAIVALPVAQVGLGDLIIVRPGDSFPLDGTVTEGTSSVNQAPLTGESVPVEKGPGDSVFAGTLNEQGGLTVQVTKAFQDTKISRVMRLIEEAQDQKSPSERFVDRFARIYTPIVFLVAVLVATVPPFILGGEFDVWFYRALVLLVIACPCALVLATPISVVSALASLARRGVLVKGGKYLEVLGRLQAVALDKTGTLTEGRFQVQSFRLYGAKDETEALHFAYALESLSSHPLAKAVMAYQGGPRGPLKEITDYRVIAGRGAQGHIDGRPYFVGNHRMTHELGLCNPQIEAHLISLEQQSMSVVILGRLNEGGRPGEVLAIFGLGDTVKKNAKEAIAELHRVGIQHVVVLSGDNQRTVDAICAQTGIDQGKGDLLPEAKVEAVKNLTARYTYVGMVGDGVNDAPALANASVGISMGAAGTDAAIETSDISLMQDDLAQLPRAIQQGRRALNVIRFNIAFAIATKAAFLVLAIVGLSNLWLAVAADLGASVLVTLNALRLLRTKDR; the protein is encoded by the coding sequence ATGAGTTCGCATCCAGGATCACACACCTCGCATTGCCACGACTGCCATTCCGAGGAATCTCCCGCACCGGCGCTCGGCGCCGCGCGGGAAGGCGAGAACGAAAGTGTCTTTCACATTTCGGGGGCGGACTGCTCGGACGAGGTGAACGCCATCACCAAATCTCTCGCCGAATTGGGGATCACCTCCGTCGCGGTCAATTTGATCGCGTCCACGGCGACCGTTCAATACCCGAAGTCAATTCGGGAAGACCAGGTCCGGGCGCAAATCGAAAAAACCGGCGTGCGCGTGGTCGAAAACGAAGCGCCTGGATTTTTTGTCAGCCACCGTAAAGGCATCGCCCTCCTCTCCCTCTCCGCAGTTCTTTTGGTCGCGGGACTCGCTCTGGATTGGAGTGAAAATCTCTCGCCCATGATGGCCTTCGCCGTCTTCGGACTCTCGACGGCCCTCAGCGGGGCCCTCGTGTTTCCGAAAGCTCTACGGGCGGTGAAACAAAGATCCCTCGATATGAACTTTTTGATGACGATCGCGGCGGCGGGAGCCTTCGCCATCCAAGAGTATTCGGAAGGCGCGACCGTCGTGTTTTTGTTCTCGCTGGCCGAACTGCTTGAGGCTTTCAGTGTCGCCCGAGCACGCCAAGCCATTCGCGCGGTCCTGAAGCTGACGCCCCAAATCGCGCAAGTCAAACGCGATGGTGCGATCGTGGCCCTGCCAGTGGCGCAAGTTGGTCTCGGAGACCTCATCATCGTTCGCCCGGGAGACAGTTTCCCCCTAGACGGAACCGTCACTGAGGGCACATCCAGCGTGAATCAGGCCCCACTCACGGGAGAATCCGTCCCCGTCGAAAAAGGCCCCGGCGACAGCGTCTTCGCGGGCACTCTCAACGAGCAGGGCGGGCTGACCGTTCAGGTGACCAAGGCCTTCCAAGATACAAAAATATCAAGAGTCATGCGTCTGATCGAGGAGGCCCAAGATCAGAAATCTCCATCGGAACGATTCGTCGACCGGTTTGCGCGGATCTACACCCCGATCGTGTTCTTGGTGGCCGTGCTCGTCGCCACGGTCCCCCCGTTCATTCTGGGTGGAGAGTTCGATGTTTGGTTTTACCGCGCGCTGGTTCTACTCGTGATCGCTTGCCCCTGCGCATTAGTTCTCGCGACCCCCATTTCGGTCGTCTCCGCACTGGCCTCCCTCGCGCGGCGCGGAGTTTTGGTCAAAGGCGGAAAGTACCTCGAAGTTCTGGGACGCCTCCAGGCCGTGGCCCTCGACAAAACAGGAACCCTCACCGAAGGCCGGTTCCAAGTTCAAAGCTTCCGCCTTTATGGCGCAAAGGACGAAACCGAAGCCCTTCACTTCGCTTACGCCCTCGAAAGTCTGTCTTCGCATCCGCTCGCCAAGGCGGTCATGGCTTATCAAGGCGGCCCACGGGGGCCGCTGAAGGAAATCACCGACTATCGTGTCATTGCGGGCCGCGGGGCCCAGGGACATATCGATGGCCGCCCCTACTTTGTCGGCAATCACCGCATGACTCATGAGCTGGGTTTATGCAATCCCCAGATTGAAGCCCATCTGATTTCCCTGGAACAGCAATCCATGTCCGTCGTGATCCTCGGTCGGCTGAACGAAGGCGGGCGACCGGGCGAAGTCTTGGCCATCTTCGGACTCGGTGACACCGTCAAGAAGAACGCGAAAGAGGCCATCGCGGAACTTCACCGGGTCGGAATTCAGCATGTCGTCGTTCTGAGCGGCGACAATCAGAGGACGGTCGACGCGATCTGCGCGCAGACCGGGATCGATCAAGGAAAGGGAGATCTCCTTCCGGAAGCGAAGGTGGAGGCCGTCAAAAATCTCACCGCCCGCTACACCTATGTCGGTATGGTCGGCGATGGAGTCAACGACGCTCCGGCTTTGGCGAACGCCAGTGTCGGCATCTCGATGGGAGCGGCCGGGACGGATGCCGCGATCGAGACCTCCGATATCAGCTTAATGCAGGACGACCTCGCCCAACTTCCCCGCGCGATTCAGCAGGGGCGACGGGCACTGAATGTGATCCGGTTCAACATCGCCTTCGCGATCGCGACCAAAGCCGCATTCCTGGTCCTTGCGATCGTCGGCCTCTCGAACCTCTGGCTGGCGGTGGCCGCCGATCTGGGCGCCTCCGTCCTTGTCACATTGAACGCGCTTCGGCTGCTGCGGACCAAGGATCGATAG